TAGAGGTTatgtataaataccccctcacccttTTTGAGGGGGCTGCTGCTTGGGgcacacaagaaaaatattatagagccaaaagaactccttcccactccgatttagtgtgagatttgagaaggaaAGTGACTTGGGTTGAGTGGTTAGAAGATTAAGTGTAAGTGAGCTAAActctattcttgagcacttgagtttatGGACAAGTAGTTCATCgtcgcgtttgttactcttgaaaCTTGAAGCTCCTAGGTGGCTAGGCGTCACCGGCTAGCacctaaggttgtggtgtgccgcagGAAGTTTGTGAAAGCTTTAATTTCGCCTCCATaaggaaagaaatcaagagtaaAAGCCAAACGCATGTGTGtctgagcttggagaggaaaatggttgagagAGACTTACCTTAATCGAGaccctcaacagagacgtatgAACCTCTAGAGCAGGTATCCAAACTTTGTGAAACAAAGCTTATGTTTCCTCtcttatttcctttttcttgagttcttactttccattttttttgcatattttctCAATCTATTTGTTCGTGTGAAATTATTTGTatgttctccgtggatctacttggaatcatcatttgaaacatacgacttcatttggtttaaGCTAGAACTCATTATGAgtactttaatttcagttttgagcTCTTTATCTATTTGAACCTGGAAGTTCTAGATTGAGcccagaacatccggtgaacAATAATTACGTAACTTCCGGATTGAACCTGGAATTTttggtgaacagtgtttttgGGATTTTCAATAAGAGTTTTCTTACATATttttttgctagatttgaataatctttatcaACTTAGGACTATAATATTTACACATATTTAGAGTGATTTGtgtactagttgagcctagcatatttaggattttcatttgtgaaaaatccgttagtttattttttccgTTGCAAATTTAGACCAACGGCAAAAGATGAtggatttttgtaaaaacggCTATTCACCATCCTGTAggcgatatcattgtcctttcaacaGCCAACTGGTACGTACAAAATAAAGAGGATATTTAACTAATTGGCCAGGTCATACCTATATAAGCCTTATGGTTGCGTTGTTGTACCAGGTTACATGTCTATGAACCGGTCTTTAGGATCCCAAGTAGATACTATCATCAACCCACAGTGCTTACCCGCACATGTGTATGCCTGCACTATCATCATACCACCTTCTGCTTAGAATccatatgttccatgttgctaaaaagatTACCAAATCAGTTCATGTTGAATAGACTATTAAATAGATTAACATATAAATCACTCAACTTGATAAAATAACTAAGCAATTCTATCCACGACACCTAAACTACAACACGGGCAACAAGAATAATCATGGAAGAATCGTGTAAACCCTAGTCATAGGATTTATTTTGACAAACATGCAATAGAAAtaaaagacacactttcctacaatgtGGTCAATGTGATCAATGACACTTGCCTCCTCTGAAGTGATGCTCactgttgtcaaaatcttgatcttgaagttcCTCGAATTGTTCAAAAATGTTATCAACTAATCACgaaaactaccgacaaacagcacaaagaaaacactaagaacaacataccaaacaacaacaatgcgctataaaaagcctactaacAAAAAATACTTGTTACTACGATCGTGTGAGCGTAAGAATCACCTAAAACAAAGCCgtatgaaaaatttataaatgTTTTAAGCTACATAGGTCTTTCTATAAAAGATTAGGAactatttgataaaaaaagtcTAGaagcttatttgtaaaattttaggatcctatatgtaaataaataaaccTATAGGGGGTTAAATATAAAATGGTAGTTGATAAGGgactttttttaaaatctaaaaagtatagggacctaaatACAAAATTACCTAATTAAAAGAATTACCATATTAGTACTTTTTAATTAGGAAACCCTATTTATTGCGTCAGCGCGCTGACTGGGTTCAGGCAGCTGACGTGGACTGCCACGTCGGACAAAAGCTAACATGGCGCACTGACATAGCTCATAAAGCTAACTGGGATTAAGATGACACATGTCATCCTCTGATTGGTTAGCAAAGGGGTATGAGTTGGATTTAATCTCGATCGTTCATCAATGATCAGATAGCGGAGGAGATGCCTACCTTAGTTCCTACGGTCGGCATCGTCGACGATGGGTGGGCTTGGCAGCGCGACTCTGGAGGATTGTCTGGAAGAGGGTGTGTAGACGACAAGGAACCTCCCTCGGTCACGTTGGCGTCGGAGCGGTCTCCAACGGTGGCGGATGGCAGCGAAAGCTCGGCAATGACCGAAGCTTCATGCAACAGCTAAAACTTGATGAGGATCAGTTAGGGACGCCGACCACATGCGTGCACTCGGTTAGCATGGAGGAAGGCTCGAGCGGTATGGCAATGGTGACAGGATGCTGGGAAGCTTCAGCGGCGGTCGAGTAAGCTCTCGGGTGGAGCAAAATTGGGGGAATAAGGGAGTTTGAGCGTGGAACCTCGGTCAAGAGTTTAATTCAGGATTTATAGCTGTGGGCGGCGGTCCCCAAGACGTGGGGGAGCATGGTTTCGGCGACAGTTGGAAGCGGAATGGTTGCGGCGCGGGAAAAAACTGGCGTCACATAAAACTAAACCAAAAAGGCGCCATGGCGCCTCATCGCTCCCGCCAAAACCAAACGCAGCAGCTAAGCtactttttttaaataaaaatctcACACCCCTTCCCTCCCCTTCCCCGATCCCCAATCCCGGCGTCCCCCCTCCCGGCGATCCAGATGGCAGCGGCGGCACCCACTGGCTGCTTCAAGTGCGGCCGCCCGGGCCATTGGTCCCGCGACTGCCCCTCCGCGCCCGACTCCACCGACCCAACCAACCCTAATCCCAAgcccgccgccggcgcctccCGCTTCGCCTCCTACCCGAACGCGAGGCCCAGGCCCCCCGCCTCCGCGGCGCCGGAGGGGGACGGGAATGGGACAGCgcagaacaagaagaagaagaaggagagggccACGCGGCCCAAGCTCACGCCGGATCTGCTCCTCTCCGATGACGGCATCGGCTTCGTGCTCCGATACTTCCCCAAGGCCTTCAAACCCCGAGGACGGCCAGGCCACGAGGTAATCAACTTCGCTTTCCTCTTCTTTCCATTTGCTGCCTCTCTCATCCATCATGTGACTCCCCAATATGGAACCAAATGTACCTTTGCTGCTTGAGCTCCCTCCTGATAAGACAAGTCAGGATTTGTACTAATTTTTCATCTTATCATCTTTTTTGGCTCCCGAAGGATGCCATCATTTTTAACGGAAATACGCGCTTCAACTTATGTAATTGCCCCGTTAAATTTTGGGAGCAATGTTGAATAAGAAAGTACCTACAATTCCATGGAGAACTTTAGTAGCAGTTTCTCTTTTTCGAAAAAAAACTTCAATAGCAGTTTAGGGAGATTCTTCTGATACTACAATGGTTAGGAACAGTTAGTGACCAAAACAAGTCTCTTTATTCTATCCCTGCAAGAAATGAGTCAAATAAGAAGGGACATCCTGTGAATTCTTCAGCATTTGCTGTGTATATGTGATATATCCAACAATCAATGAAATAATCTTAGCTAATTTTACAATACAATAAGAAAAAAGGAACCATTTTTCTGGCATGCATGCTTATTCTGGTTTCCTTTGACctcctattttttaattttgttcctTGATGTCAGGTGGAGGATCTTGGTAATCTGATCAAGCTGTACACGGACTGGCACTCTCGCTTGATCCCTTATTACTCCTTTGAACAGTTTGTGCGGAAAGTTGAGAAAGTAGGGGCCAGCAACCGCGTTAGGGTAAGCTGTTCTCTTTCCGCCTTTTCTTCCATATGATTACAAATAAATGAGTAAACTGGATAGAATGTCAGCTGAAGTTGGTGTACTATCAGTCTAAGTCAGGAAATGATATATATGCACCATGCACTAGtttaaattatgtttttatCTAACCTCCCCCTCTAGGATCTAGGTGGGATGCTCTAAATCATTTTTGCGAGTTGCTACCAGCACTGTGCTGTTATGCAATGGGATACATTTTGATAAATCCAAATGATGAATTTGGAGGACTGTCATCAAGAAAGACAGAAGAAAAGGCAAGAACATAGCAGTACATTGACACGGAGGTATCATAATCTAGAGATAAGCACCTTAAGTGAGAAGCAGTTGTTATGCTACTTTCCGTGCCATGACTTTTTAGAAAGATGCATTCCATCTATGTTTTTGTTCTTGTTGCCGAAGAGAATGCTTGTGAGGAGCTGTTCCTTTTCTATTAAAAAGATACTTTCAAGTGTAAATTCCGTAAATTCCGTTGATAGCTAAACTTTGAAACCAAGGAAGATTTCAGCACACACGTTATCAATCTGTTATTCTTGAACTTGAGAAGTCAAAGCTAGTTTACGAAACTATATACGCTTCTGTTAGGATGCACAATCACCATTCTCACCAGAAAATCGACATTTTCTTTCTTGTTGGGCCATGTCGTGTCCTTGCTATTTCTGACCTTTGTGTTCTTCGTTTACACTGTTCCTTAGAGATGCATTTCTGAGCTGAGGGACAGGGTTGCCAGAGGGGGAGATCCTACACAGCTACACGAACCGACAGTTGAAGGAGTCATGCCAGCAGGCGAACCTGGTACGAACTCTTTGTTTTGTTGACATCAAACATGCATAAATCTATGAACTTTCACTAGAACAGCATTTCCCCCCAAAATTCTGGTACTAGCAACTGCTCAACATCTGTTGCAGATGGAACTACACCTGAAGACCCAATGGAAACTGAAGCTCCGTTGTCAGATAATCGTGTTGCTGAGCCAGTGCAAGAAGATTTAGACCCACCGGTGGAGAGCAACGATATGGATTCCATGCAAGAAGATTTGCTTAATGAAATCTACGAAAAAGCAGCTGATGTAAGTCTACGCCCTCTAACTATTTAATGTGATTCATCCATGACAAACCGTGGCTACTACAGTACAACACACTCTACTCAGCTCTTGCCTGAACGTTAAGATACACACTTGACTTGAGTAAATTGCTGTTGATGTCACAACAGGAACCCCAAATCCCAGCTGGAGATGGGACCAATAAAGAGGCCCCACAGCCCTCGGCTCCAAAGGAAGTTTGCTCGCATGATGATCCACCTAGCGAGGCGCAGAAGCAACAGGAAGAAGCAGCCAGCGACGGCACCAAGCGGGCGAAAATTCAGCTCACCGAGGAGCAGAAGGCGCGCATGGAGGCCAACAGGCTCAAGGCCTTGGAGAGAGCGGCGACACGGGCTCGTGCGTCACAGCCTACCTAGATCTGCAAGATGCGGGATTGCTGTCTATAGTTGTTTGCTCTGCTTATTCGGTTGCATTGCATGGCACCGGAGATTGGCATGGTGACTTGTCGGCTTTGATGGAGCATCATCTGTTCTACTCCACTGTACTGTAGGCTAGGCCGTTTGCATGCTACAGGAACTGTTCTAGTGGCCGATTGAACTTGCTCTCCTGTTGTGGTGTGGTATGGTGTAACAAGAGAAGATTTGTTGGACTTGAGGTTGATATGGAATGTAACTGAAAGCACCACCGAGTGTGCTTCATGTTGGCTCATGTTTTTCCACTGTAAAGTTGATAAGTTTTCAAAAAATAAGGCAGTTGCCTTATCATTcgcgaaaagaaaaaaaaggaacaagtgTTGCCTTCCCATTAAAGTAGAAGGAGAACCAGAAATTAAAGTTTGGCCGAGAGGCCTTACaaataagttgatgagttgcttgtTAGTACGGTGCCCTCCATGGCATAGAACTTGTGCCACCTAAGAGTTCATGAATTTATCTCTTCACGACCTGTTTCAAGTTTTAACCATTGTGTTTAGATACTTTATCACGCTAACTAATATGGAAGTTGGACATGACGTGTCACAGCTCCTTCGTTATTATTTCCCACTGGTGTAATTCAAAGTAAATTGGTAACATGGTATGAAAGGCTGATGCTCTTGGTCGCATATTTTATTATGCATGTTATTAAAATTTAGGTGTCTAAAAGGGAAATGATGGATTCACGACATCTTGTCTGTCTAGCTTATTAGTAGTGCACGTACTACATCCGTTCTTAAATACATATcgttttaatatatatatagtcaaatttatttttttatcattaataCACACAAAATTGATAAGATTCGAATGTGCAAACAATATGAGTTGATTCgctatgaaaaatactttcatatgaTTGTATATTTAACAAAATTTATtaagaaataattataaaaaagaaCGTTAAAACATATGTATTTGAGACGTACTGCTGTTCTAAGGCCATCTTCAGTGACAAAAAAAGCGACTCATAGAATGAGATGACAGTACATGAGTCGACTAATCTCCATTGCAGAGCAGTCAAACCATGCACAGGCAGAAGATTTAACATAATCTTTGGTTCGATGCATGAACATTAAAATAATATTCGTACATAGTAAACCAACTGACTCTGTATATTGAAACCAACTCACGCTTAACCGTTGAAGCAAAATAGTTGTTGCTTTCTCGGTCTATACATACATGCATTTATCCATTTCATTTCAAAATTTCTACACTTTGCCCTTCCACAAACAAAGAACAATGCTCTCCTCTCTATGACCAAAACACACATGGAGTCGTCATCTTCACCTGCCAACTTCATAAGCTTGTTGAACTCCTCATCCTCAAGTCTACATTTCCTAGGACCACAAAATGCATATGGCAAGCAGTACCTGGATTTCCCTTCACCTCATTTTCCCACAAATTTCCCACCACCACCATATGGACAGAATCAACAGCCTCATTATCCACACAATTTCAATCCTTTTGGTGTTCAACCAGGCTACCAACAATTTCGTACCACATCATCAAGCTATCATGGCATTCCTTACCAAGGTAGTGTGGGGCATCACCAGCCATGAGCTTTTGGAGTCGGTATGGCCGACGATTCATCATCTCCAGTTGGATCAATTGCCTTCTTTGGAGGTACCAGTGGTAGTAGTTCACGTGGTGATGAATCCGCTTCTCAAATCTCTATTCCCTAGCCCATGTATGGAGGCCTTGTTATAAATGAAGAACGAAGTGAGAGCAGCCCTGAGGAGGAAAAACAGAATTCTAGGCGCAGATATTGGTTTGAAGAgtgaaggtgcatctagcctctaggtgtggttttggtaattaatgataatacctatagactaacaattatgttgagaattgatAGTATATTGGTCTATATGTGATGCATAGAAGATTGATCATGGATTCATTGAAGaatgtcatgtgatcaaaaGAGATGCATCAAGAAGAGTGAACAAGAGGTGATGTTCAGGTAAGTAATACtaatatctatggactaataattatgttaagAATTATTTATAGGTTGTTCTAtaagagatgcataagtgatgaagcACGTATTTGTTGAGGAATGCCATGAGATCAAAGAGATGCATCGAAgtcattgagctctaggtgatgctcatgtgatgtAGAAGAAGCTTAAATGAGAAAAGACCTCGGAGTTTGAGGATGGAATcaagaatattgacaataagtATGAAGATaaaagttacttatggagatcaagtaactaaaggtattgTATTGTcaaattgagttttatggact
The sequence above is drawn from the Phragmites australis chromosome 10, lpPhrAust1.1, whole genome shotgun sequence genome and encodes:
- the LOC133931223 gene encoding uncharacterized protein LOC133931223 — its product is MAAAAPTGCFKCGRPGHWSRDCPSAPDSTDPTNPNPKPAAGASRFASYPNARPRPPASAAPEGDGNGTAQNKKKKKERATRPKLTPDLLLSDDGIGFVLRYFPKAFKPRGRPGHEVEDLGNLIKLYTDWHSRLIPYYSFEQFVRKVEKVGASNRVRRCISELRDRVARGGDPTQLHEPTVEGVMPAGEPDGTTPEDPMETEAPLSDNRVAEPVQEDLDPPVESNDMDSMQEDLLNEIYEKAADEPQIPAGDGTNKEAPQPSAPKEVCSHDDPPSEAQKQQEEAASDGTKRAKIQLTEEQKARMEANRLKALERAATRARASQPT